From the Carya illinoinensis cultivar Pawnee chromosome 4, C.illinoinensisPawnee_v1, whole genome shotgun sequence genome, one window contains:
- the LOC122307558 gene encoding pleiotropic drug resistance protein 1-like gives MESGDIYNASIWRNNTMEVFSRSSLEEEDEEALKWAALQKLPTFNRLKKGLLTTPQGEASEINIHDLGVQEKKSLMERLLKVPEEDNEKFLQKLKDRLDRVGITLPTIEVRFENLKVEADAHVGSRALPTFFNFSFNILEGFLNYLHILPSRKKHLSILQDVSGVIKPSRMTLLLGPPSSGKTTLLLALAGELDPDLKFSGNVTYNGHEMREFVPQRTAAYVSQHDLHIAEMTVRETLAFSARCQGVGSRYEMLVELARREKEANIKPDPDIDIYMKAVATEGQEASVVTDYILKVLGLEVCADTLVGNQMLRGISGGQRKRVTTGEMLVGPSKVLFMDEISTGLDSSTTYQIVNSIKQYAHILNGTVVISLLQPAPETYNLFDDIILLSDGQIVYQGPREQVLEFFEYMGFKCPERKGVADFLQEVTSKKDQEQYWAAKDEPYNFVTSKEFAEAFESFPVGRKLTEELATPFNRAKSHPAALTNRKYGVRKAELLKACLSREFLLMKRNSFVYTFKLIQLLIMALIAMTIFLRTEMHRNSVTDGGIYAGALFYGVVVIMFNGTAEISMTVAKLPVFFKQRNLLFYPAWAYSLPSWIIKIPITFVEVAVWVFITYYVIGFDPSAGRFFRQCLLLVAVNQMASALFRFVAAIGRGDLIVATTFGSFALVMLFALGGFVLSRENMKKWWIWGYWTSPLMYGQNAIVVNEFLGKSWRHVLPNSMESLGVEVLKSRGFFTHAYWYWIGVGGLIGYILVFNAGFTLALNYLNPLGKPQAVKQEEPQSNRHDDRSGQAGQSSRRGNSSSHQFKIESRIETSMRSISSKSSSVSAEDTVEVSRNGKRGMVLPFEQHAITFDEITYSVDMPQEMKIQGVTEDKLVLLKDVSGAFRPGVLTALMGVSGAGKTTLMDVLAGRKTGGYIDGKITISGYPKKQETFARISGYCEQNDIHSPHVTVYESLLYSAWLRLSPDVDSEARKMFIEEVMELVELKPLRQALVGLPGVNGLSTEQRKRLTIAVELVANPSIIFMDEPTSGLDARAAAIVMRTVRNTVDTGRTVVCTIHQPSIDIFEAFDELFLMKRGGQEIYVGPLGRHSCHLINYFEGIEGICKIKDGHNPATWMLEVTSSAHEMALGIDFANVYRESELYRRNKALINELSSPAPGSKDLYFPTQHSQTYFTQFMACLWKQHWSYWRNPLYTAVRFLFTTIIALMFGTMFWNLGSKTTKKQDVFNAMGSMYTSVLFIGVKNANSVQPVVAVERTVFYREKAAGMYSALPYAFAQVLIELPYVFAQAAVYGVIVYAMIGFEWTAAKFFWYIFFMYVSLLYFTFYGMMTVAATPNHHISSIVSSAFYALWNLFSGFIIPRPRIPIWWRWYSWACPLAWTLYGLVAAQFGDKKDILDTGETVEDFVREYFGFKHEFVGVAAAVVVGFALLFAFIFAVSIKVLNFQRR, from the exons ATGGAGAGTGGTGATATTTACAACGCGTCGATATGGAGAAACAATACCATGGAAGTTTTCTCAAGGTCTTCActggaagaagaagacgaagaagctCTTAAATGGGCAGCGCTACAGAAGCTTCCTACTTTCAATCGTCTGAAGAAAGGTTTGCTGACTACGCCGCAAGGCGAGGCCAGTGAAATCAATATACATGATCTTGGAGTTCAGGAAAAGAAGAGTTTAATGGAGAGGTTGTTGAAGGTCCCCGAAGAGGataatgagaagttcttgcaaaAGCTCAAGGATCGTCTCGACAG aGTAGGAATCACTCTTCCGACAATTGAAGTCCGATTCGAGAATTTAAAAGTTGAGGCAGATGCTCATGTTGGAAGCAGAGCTCTACCTACATTCTTCAATTTCTCCTTTAACATTCTTGAG GGTTTCTTGAATTATCTTCATATTCTTCCAAGTAGAAAGAAGCATTTGTCCATCCTTCAAGATGTTAGTGGGGTCATCAAGCCAAGCAG AATGACGCTACTTTTGGGTCCTCCAAGTTCTGGAAAGACCACGCTCTTGCTGGCTTTGGCTGGAGAGCTCGATCCTGACCTGAAG TTTTCTGGGAATGTTACTTATAATGGCCACGAAATGCGGGAGTTTGTACCCCAGAGAACTGCTGCCTATGTCAGTCAGCATGACCTCCATATTGCCGAAATGACAGTAAGGGAGACCTTGGCCTTTTCTGCAAGATGTCAAGGGGTCGGATCACGTTATG AGATGCTGGTAGAGCTagcaagaagagagaaagaagcaAATATTAAGCCTGATCCTGATATTGACATCTACATGAAG GCAGTAGCAACAGAAGGTCAGGAGGCCAGCGTGGTGACAGATTATATTTTAAAG GTTCTGGGATTGGAAGTCTGTGCAGATACTTTGGTTGGGAATCAAATGTTACGGGGTATATCTGGAGGACAAAGAAAGCGTGTAACAACAG GGGAGATGTTGGTTGGACCATCTAAGGTGCTATTCATGGATGAAATATCAACTGGTCTGGATAGCTCGACAACTTATCAGATTGTGAATTCAATCAAGCAATATGCTCACATTCTCAATGGCACTGTCGTGATCTCACTCCTCCAGCCGGCACCAGAGACTTACAATCTTTTTGATGACATTATTCTCCTCTCTGATGGCCAGATTGTATATCAGGGTCCCCGTGAGCAAgttcttgaattttttgaatataTGGGCTTCAAATGTCCTGAAAGGAAAGGGGTGGCCGACTTCCTCCAAGAA GTGACGTCAAAGAAAGATCAGGAGCAGTATTGGGCAGCTAAAGATGAGCCTTACAATTTTGTAACAAGCAAGGAATTCGCTGAGGCATTCGAATCGTTTCCTGTGGGACGGAAACTTACAGAAGAGCTTGCAACTCCATTTAACAGGGCAAAGAGCCACCCAGCTGCTTTGACAAATAGAAAGTATGGTGTTAGAAAGGCAGAGCTGTTAAAAGCTTGCTTATCAAGAGAATTCTTGCTTATGAAGAGGAATTCGTTTGTCTACACCTTCAAGCTCATCCAA CTTCTAATAATGGCCCTGATTGCAATGACAATTTTCCTACGGACGGAGATGCACCGCAATTCAGTGACCGACGGAGGGATCTACGCTGGCGCTTTGTTCTATGGTGTTGTTGTTATCATGTTTAATGGTACAGCTGAGATTTCCATGACAGTAGCAAAGCTTCCGGTTTTCTTCAAGCAAAGGAATCTCCTATTCTATCCTGCATGGGCATACTCTCTTCCTTCATGGATCATCAAGATCCCTATCACGTTTGTAGAAGTTGCTGTCTGGGTTTTTATCACTTACTATGTCATTGGATTTGATCCAAGTGCTGGAAG GTTTTTTAGACAGTGCCTTCTGCTCGTAGCTGTTAATCAGATGGCTTCTGCATTATTCCGCTTCGTTGCTGCAATTGGTAGGGGGGACCTGATTGTTGCCACCACATTTGGTTCATTTGCACTGGTCATGCTGTTTGCATTGGGTGGCTTTGTCCTGTCAAGAG AGAACATGAAGAAGTGGTGGATATGGGGTTACTGGACGTCACCTTTGATGTATGGGCAGAATGCTATAGTGGTTAATGAGTTCCTTGGGAAGAGTTGGAGACAT GTTCTCCCAAACTCAATGGAATCACTGGGAGTTGAAGTGTTGAAGTCCCGTGGATTCTTCACACATGCCTATTGGTATTGGATAGGAGTAGGGGGATTGATTGGATATATTTTAGTTTTCAATGCTGGCTTCACTCTGGCGCTCAATTACCTCAATC CATTGGGAAAGCCACAGGCTGTTAAACAAGAAGAACCTCAAAGCAATAGGCACGATGACAGATCAGGACAAGCTGGTCAGTCATCACGTAGAGGAAATAGCTCAAGTCACCAATTCAAAATAG AGAGTAGAATTGAAACTAGCATGAGAAGTATTTCCTCTAAGTCCTCATCTGTTAGTGCGGAGGATACGGTAGAGGTCAGTCGGAATGGGAAAAGAGGCATGGTTCTTCCATTTGAACAACATGCCATTACCTTTGATGAAATTACATACTCGGTTGACATGCCACAG GAAATGAAGATTCAGGGTGTTACTGAAGATaaattggtgctcctgaaggaTGTGAGTGGTGCTTTCAGGCCAGGAGTTCTCACAGCTCTGATGGGTGTCAGTGGTGCTGGTAAAACTACTCTGATGGATGTGCTGGCTGGTAGAAAAACCGGTGGATATATTGACGGGAAGATAACAATTTCTGGGTACCCAAAGAAGCAAGAGACGTTTGCTCGAATTTCTGGATATTGTGAGCAAAATGACATCCACTCTCCTCATGTTACTGTCTATGAGTCCTTGCTCTATTCAGCATGGCTCCGCCTTTCGCCTGATGTTGATTCTGAAGCAAGGAAG ATGTTCATTGAGGAAGTTATGGAGCTCGTGGAATTGAAACCTTTGAGGCAAGCATTGGTTGGGTTGCCTGGTGTGAATGGCCTTTCGACTGAGCAACGCAAGAGGCTTACCATTGCAGTAGAGCTAGTTGCCAACCCCTCCATAATTTTCATGGACGAACCAACTTCCGGGCTGGATGCTAGAGCTGCTGCTATTGTCATGAGGACTGTGAGGAACACTGTGGACACAGGAAGAACAGTTGTGTGCACCATCCATCAGCCAAGCATTGACATATTTGAAGCATTTGATGAG CTATTCCTAATGAAGCGTGGGGGTCAGGAGATATATGTTGGGCCATTGGGTCGCCACTCTTGCCATCTAATCAATTATTTTGAG GGAATAGAGGGAATCTGTAAAATTAAAGATGGTCATAATCCAGCGACTTGGATGTTGGAAGTTACTTCCTCAGCACATGAAATGGCTTTGGGAATTGATTTTGCTAATGTGTACAGAGAATCAGAGCTCTACAG GAGAAACAAAGCACTTATTAATGAGTTGAGCAGCCCTGCTCCTGGATCAAAGGACCTCTATTTCCCTACACAACACTCGCAGACATATTTCACACAATTCATGGCTTGCTTGTGGAAACAACACTGGTCATATTGGCGCAACCCGCTGTATACTGCTGTAAGGTTTCTCTTCACAACCATCATAGCCCTGATGTTTGGGACAATGTTCTGGAATCtcggctcgaaaac GACAAAGAAACAAGATGTATTTAATGCTATGGGTTCGATGTACACTTCTGTTCTCTTTATCGGTGTTAAAAATGCCAATTCAGTGCAGCCAGTGGTGGCTGTTGAACGAACAGTCTTCTACAGAGAAAAAGCAGCAGGGATGTATTCAGCCTTGCCTTATGCCTTTGCACAG GTTCTGATTGAGCTCCCATATGTTTTTGCACAAGCTGCGGTATATGGTGTCATAGTTTATGCAATGATTGGTTTTGAATGGACTGCAGCCAAATTCTTctggtatatatttttcatgtatgTCTCCCTTTTGTACTTCACTTTCTATGGCATGATGACTGTTGCTGCGACACCAAACCACCACATTTCTTCCATAGTTTCCTCCGCATTTTATGCACTATGGAATCTCTTCTCAGGATTTATAATCCCACGACCT AGGATCCCAATTTGGTGGAGATGGTACTCATGGgcatgtccattagcttggacCCTTTACGGGTTGGTTGCAGCACAGTTTGGGGATAAGAAGGACATCCTTGATACTGGGGAAACAGTGGAAGATTTTGTGAGAGAGTATTTTGGTTTCAAACATGAGTTTGTGGGAGTGGCTGCAGCTGTCGTTGTTGGGTTTGCATTACTCTTTGCATTTATCTTTGCTGTGTCCATTAAAGTGTTGAACTTCCAGAGGcgatag